The Peribacillus sp. FSL E2-0218 genome contains a region encoding:
- a CDS encoding DUF1292 domain-containing protein, with product MEHGENNITVVDENGNEQLCEILFTFDSDKFNKSYVLYYPMSAEDEEEEIEIHASSFVPSEDNKDGELTPIETEEEWDLVEEMLNTFLDQEEAEEEE from the coding sequence ATGGAACACGGCGAAAACAACATTACAGTAGTAGATGAAAACGGAAACGAGCAGCTTTGCGAAATCCTTTTCACATTCGATTCAGATAAATTCAACAAATCTTATGTCCTTTACTATCCGATGTCTGCAGAAGATGAAGAGGAAGAGATTGAAATCCACGCTTCTTCATTCGTACCGAGCGAAGATAATAAAGATGGTGAGCTTACTCCGATCGAAACCGAAGAAGAGTGGGATCTAGTCGAAGAAATGTTAAATACATTCCTTGACCAGGAAGAAGCCGAAGAAGAAGAATAA
- the ruvX gene encoding Holliday junction resolvase RuvX: protein MRTMGLDLGSKTIGVAVSDAMGWTAQGLETIKINEAGNDFGFKRLNEIIKEHEVSKIVLGLPKNMNGTVGPRGEISQDFAKRLEKKFKLPVFLWDERLTTMAAERVLLEADVSRSKRKKVIDKMAAVMILQGFLDRQTNSI, encoded by the coding sequence ATGCGCACAATGGGGCTTGACTTAGGTTCAAAAACCATCGGCGTCGCCGTAAGCGACGCGATGGGCTGGACTGCACAAGGTTTGGAAACGATCAAAATTAACGAAGCTGGAAATGACTTCGGCTTTAAACGTCTCAATGAAATTATAAAAGAGCATGAAGTTTCTAAAATCGTCCTCGGTTTACCTAAAAATATGAACGGGACTGTAGGACCGCGAGGCGAGATCAGCCAAGATTTCGCTAAGCGATTAGAAAAAAAATTCAAGCTGCCGGTGTTTCTCTGGGATGAACGGTTGACAACTATGGCGGCTGAACGTGTCCTTCTTGAGGCGGACGTGAGCCGAAGCAAACGTAAGAAAGTCATTGATAAAATGGCTGCTGTCATGATCCTGCAAGGTTTCTTGGACAGACAAACAAATTCAATATGA
- a CDS encoding IreB family regulatory phosphoprotein encodes MSSFDKTMKFNFPEEPFERDVQEVLSQVYVALQEKGYNPINQIVGYLLSGDPAYIPRHMDARNIIRKLERDEIIEELVKSYLKKHREEY; translated from the coding sequence ATGAGTTCGTTTGATAAAACGATGAAATTTAATTTTCCCGAAGAACCATTCGAAAGAGATGTACAAGAAGTATTGTCTCAAGTGTATGTTGCACTTCAGGAAAAAGGGTATAATCCGATCAACCAAATCGTCGGTTATCTATTATCTGGTGACCCGGCTTACATCCCGCGCCATATGGATGCTCGAAACATCATCCGTAAGCTTGAACGCGACGAAATCATCGAAGAATTGGTCAAGTCGTATCTTAAGAAACATCGAGAGGAATACTAA
- the alaS gene encoding alanine--tRNA ligase — MKYLTGAQIRQMYLDFFSEKGHNIEPSASLVPHEDPSLLWINSGVATLKKYFDGRVIPENPRITNAQKAIRTNDIENVGKTARHHTFFEMLGNFSIGEYFKEEAITWAWEFLTDEKWIGFDKDKLAVTIHPEDDEAFELWNKKIGVPAERIIRLEENFWDIGEGPSGPNTEIFYDRGPAYGDDPNDPELYPGGENERHLEVWNLVFSQFNHNPDGSYTPLPKKNIDTGMGLERMASVVQDVATNYDTDLFMPIIRAVEEIADVKYGVDTEKDVAFKVIADHIRTVAFAVGDGALPSNEGRGYVLRRLLRRAVRYAKQININRPFMFELVTVVGEIMKDFYPEVLNNKDFIAKVIKNEEERFHETLHDGLAILSEVIKKEKEKGNSTIPGSDAFRLYDTYGFPIELTEEYAEEEGMTVDQAGFEKEMDAQRERARSARQDVDSMQIQGGVLGDIKVESEFVGYDQVAVDAKVAAIIKNGELVTEAQEGEDVQVILDKTPFYAESGGQIADKGTMASESVKVEVHDVQKAPNGQNLHRVTVVAGTLLTDSDIVAAVNQENRIHITKNHTATHLLHQALKDVLGTHVNQAGSLVQAERLRFDFSHFGQITAEEIERIETIVNEKIWQSLQVNTDYKNIEEAKAMGAMALFGEKYGKIVRVVQIGDYSLELCGGVHVPNTAVIGLFKIVSESGIGAGTRRIEAVTGAGAYQLMTDQIGILKEASAKLKTNLKDVPSRIETVLAEVKDLQRENESLTAKLSNIEAGSLVSNVKEINGVQVLVAKVQATDMNNLRAMADDLKQKLDSVIIVLGSAQGDKVNLIAGVTKDYIDRGFHAGKLIKEVASRCGGGGGGRPDMAQAGGKDPEKLDAALNFVEEWVLTIS; from the coding sequence ATGAAGTATTTAACTGGTGCTCAAATCCGCCAAATGTATTTAGATTTTTTTAGTGAAAAAGGCCATAACATCGAACCGAGTGCGTCTTTGGTTCCTCATGAAGATCCATCCTTGCTTTGGATCAACTCCGGGGTTGCGACGTTAAAGAAATATTTCGATGGACGGGTGATTCCCGAAAATCCGCGGATCACGAATGCACAAAAGGCGATTCGTACAAACGATATTGAAAACGTCGGGAAGACGGCACGTCACCATACGTTTTTCGAAATGCTGGGCAACTTCTCGATTGGGGAATACTTCAAAGAAGAAGCCATCACATGGGCATGGGAGTTTTTGACTGATGAAAAATGGATTGGGTTCGACAAAGATAAATTAGCCGTGACCATCCATCCTGAAGATGATGAAGCATTTGAACTTTGGAATAAAAAAATCGGTGTTCCTGCTGAAAGGATCATTCGCCTTGAAGAAAACTTCTGGGATATCGGTGAAGGTCCAAGCGGTCCCAACACAGAAATTTTCTACGATCGCGGACCTGCATACGGGGATGATCCGAATGATCCTGAATTATATCCTGGCGGGGAAAACGAACGTCATCTAGAAGTCTGGAATCTTGTGTTTTCTCAATTCAACCATAATCCGGACGGTTCTTATACACCGCTTCCGAAGAAAAACATCGATACGGGCATGGGTCTCGAGCGTATGGCTTCCGTCGTTCAAGATGTGGCCACGAACTATGATACCGATCTATTTATGCCAATCATCCGCGCTGTGGAAGAAATCGCGGATGTGAAATATGGTGTCGACACAGAAAAGGATGTTGCCTTCAAGGTCATCGCCGATCATATCCGTACGGTGGCATTCGCAGTTGGTGACGGAGCTCTTCCATCCAACGAAGGCCGTGGATATGTATTGCGCCGCTTGCTCCGCAGGGCAGTTCGATATGCGAAGCAAATCAACATCAATCGTCCATTCATGTTCGAGCTGGTGACTGTCGTTGGTGAAATCATGAAAGACTTCTACCCTGAGGTCCTCAATAATAAGGATTTCATTGCAAAAGTAATCAAGAATGAAGAGGAACGCTTCCATGAAACCCTTCATGATGGATTGGCCATCCTTTCCGAGGTCATTAAAAAGGAAAAGGAAAAGGGGAACTCGACCATTCCTGGCAGTGATGCTTTCCGTCTATATGACACATACGGCTTCCCGATCGAGTTAACGGAAGAATATGCCGAGGAAGAGGGCATGACGGTCGATCAAGCTGGATTCGAAAAAGAAATGGATGCCCAGCGTGAACGTGCACGGTCAGCACGCCAAGATGTGGATTCGATGCAAATCCAAGGCGGAGTGTTGGGAGATATTAAGGTCGAAAGTGAATTTGTCGGTTATGATCAAGTTGCGGTCGATGCCAAGGTTGCGGCCATCATAAAAAATGGCGAACTTGTAACAGAGGCACAGGAAGGTGAGGACGTGCAGGTCATTCTGGACAAAACTCCTTTCTACGCGGAAAGCGGCGGACAAATAGCGGATAAAGGCACGATGGCAAGTGAATCCGTGAAAGTGGAAGTCCATGATGTTCAAAAGGCGCCAAATGGTCAAAACCTGCACCGGGTAACGGTCGTTGCCGGCACTTTACTGACCGATTCCGATATCGTAGCTGCGGTCAATCAAGAAAACCGCATCCATATCACTAAAAACCATACAGCGACACATCTGTTGCATCAGGCATTAAAAGACGTTCTCGGTACACATGTCAATCAGGCTGGTTCACTCGTACAAGCTGAGCGCCTTCGCTTCGACTTCTCTCATTTCGGACAGATAACGGCCGAAGAAATAGAGCGCATCGAAACGATTGTAAATGAAAAGATCTGGCAAAGCCTGCAAGTGAATACCGACTACAAAAATATTGAAGAAGCAAAAGCGATGGGCGCGATGGCCTTGTTTGGCGAAAAATACGGCAAGATTGTCCGTGTCGTTCAAATCGGCGATTATAGCCTTGAGCTATGCGGGGGTGTACATGTCCCGAATACCGCTGTTATCGGGCTGTTCAAAATCGTTTCCGAAAGCGGAATCGGTGCAGGCACGCGCCGGATCGAAGCGGTGACGGGTGCCGGTGCATACCAATTGATGACTGATCAAATCGGCATCTTGAAAGAGGCATCAGCTAAATTGAAAACGAATTTGAAGGATGTGCCTTCAAGAATTGAAACGGTCTTGGCTGAGGTGAAGGACCTTCAACGTGAAAATGAAAGCTTGACTGCCAAATTAAGCAATATTGAAGCAGGAAGCCTCGTTTCTAACGTGAAAGAAATCAATGGGGTACAAGTATTGGTGGCCAAGGTTCAAGCTACGGACATGAATAACCTGCGGGCCATGGCGGATGATTTGAAACAAAAGCTTGATTCTGTCATTATCGTATTGGGATCGGCCCAAGGTGATAAAGTAAATTTGATTGCAGGTGTCACGAAAGATTATATCGATCGCGGTTTCCATGCAGGCAAATTGATCAAAGAAGTGGCTTCCCGCTGCGGCGGCGGCGGCGGCGGACGTCCGGATATGGCCCAAGCCGGCGGAAAAGACCCGGAAAAATTGGATGCAGCACTTAATTTTGTTGAAGAATGGGTCTTAACGATTTCATAA
- a CDS encoding AI-2E family transporter has product MSIRVKWFYRLGFLLLLFFVIYIFMKLQPLWGPVVTVCVTVLIPFLIGAFISYLLHPVVEYLNEKGMRRWLSITIIYLVFFGGIGFAVYKGIPVIVSQVRELSESVPELVEQYRSRIDKLNHQTAAWPFGIHERVEEGILLFEGWLKRMPEKAMGYAVKMIDFIVLIALIPFIAFYILKDFTALKKMAWYMTPKKWRKQGRAFVRDVDASLGSYIRGQIIVCAVIGLLSSLLFWIVGMDYPLLLGAIIGITNVIPYFGPIIGAIPAVIIAATISVKMVVIIAVIVLVLQFLEGNVLSPLIVGKSLHMHPLFIMLALLAGGEIGGITGMVLSIPILAVLKVFVLHARVHFRKKPPLIDK; this is encoded by the coding sequence GTGAGTATTCGTGTAAAATGGTTTTATCGCCTCGGGTTTTTATTGCTTTTATTCTTCGTCATATATATCTTCATGAAACTCCAACCCTTGTGGGGACCGGTTGTCACTGTATGCGTGACAGTCCTGATCCCTTTTTTGATCGGTGCGTTCATCAGTTACTTGCTGCATCCGGTAGTCGAATATTTAAATGAGAAAGGGATGCGCCGCTGGCTTTCGATTACGATCATCTATTTAGTATTTTTCGGGGGAATCGGCTTTGCCGTGTATAAAGGAATACCGGTGATTGTCAGTCAGGTACGGGAACTTTCGGAAAGCGTGCCGGAATTGGTCGAACAATACCGGAGCCGGATCGACAAGCTCAATCACCAAACCGCAGCCTGGCCGTTCGGAATTCATGAAAGGGTGGAAGAAGGCATCCTTCTATTCGAGGGCTGGTTGAAGCGTATGCCTGAAAAAGCGATGGGGTATGCCGTGAAAATGATCGACTTCATTGTCCTGATTGCCTTGATTCCATTCATCGCCTTTTATATCCTGAAGGATTTCACCGCATTGAAAAAAATGGCCTGGTATATGACCCCGAAAAAATGGCGCAAGCAGGGGCGGGCCTTCGTCCGTGATGTCGATGCATCGCTTGGCAGTTACATTCGCGGGCAAATCATCGTCTGTGCCGTGATCGGCTTGTTATCCTCGCTGCTTTTTTGGATCGTCGGAATGGATTATCCGCTGCTATTGGGCGCAATCATCGGGATAACGAACGTCATACCGTACTTCGGTCCGATCATCGGCGCCATTCCCGCCGTGATCATCGCTGCGACGATATCGGTGAAAATGGTGGTGATTATTGCGGTCATCGTACTCGTCCTTCAATTTCTCGAGGGAAATGTCCTGTCCCCGCTAATTGTCGGAAAAAGCCTGCATATGCATCCGCTTTTCATCATGCTGGCATTATTGGCCGGTGGCGAAATCGGCGGCATCACGGGGATGGTCCTGTCCATTCCGATTCTGGCTGTGCTGAAAGTTTTTGTATTGCACGCGCGCGTTCACTTTAGAAAGAAGCCGCCGCTTATTGACAAATAA
- a CDS encoding PRC-barrel domain-containing protein: MRTFSLLKGMPVFTLRGERIGTVHDLTISESGQVTGMVIHQQALFKRAFHLQLADISSYGQDGIVIKLNDTTTRKMPADSICLTKDELLGRMLFSEMGEELGLLQDVYFKEQMGTIIAYETTDGFFSESTVIQSKQPPTFGKDTIIVSVNEQ; this comes from the coding sequence TTGCGGACGTTTTCTTTATTGAAAGGGATGCCGGTTTTTACGCTTAGAGGAGAACGTATCGGCACCGTCCATGATTTAACGATTTCAGAATCGGGTCAGGTAACCGGCATGGTCATTCATCAGCAAGCATTGTTCAAGAGGGCCTTCCACTTGCAATTGGCCGATATATCATCTTATGGACAAGACGGGATCGTCATCAAGCTCAACGATACAACCACGAGGAAAATGCCTGCGGATTCCATTTGCCTGACAAAGGACGAACTATTGGGGCGGATGCTTTTTTCGGAAATGGGTGAGGAGCTTGGTTTACTGCAGGATGTATATTTCAAGGAACAAATGGGCACGATTATAGCGTATGAAACAACGGATGGGTTTTTCTCGGAGTCGACAGTGATCCAATCAAAACAGCCGCCTACGTTTGGGAAGGATACCATCATTGTTTCAGTTAATGAACAGTGA
- a CDS encoding TPM domain-containing protein, giving the protein MKRLAVFALFFIFTLQFANVVAAQPNIPKPVGDIYVQDFAGVLDDQEKSELIELGKRLDDATKAQIAVLTVDSMEGSEIEEYSVDAFRSFKLGDAELNNGVLIVLAKEEQKIRIEVGYGLEGAITDIRTGQILDNVAIPELKKGNYDAALTETYKAVYNDVTKEYQLGEEFHQDLSVQPEPDTFQPSGLQIVLFIIVIIIVFILDAKFFKGFFLQTLLNILLIFISRGGGGGGGRGGGPRGGGGGSSGGGGSSRGW; this is encoded by the coding sequence ATGAAAAGACTCGCTGTGTTTGCGCTATTCTTCATTTTCACATTACAATTTGCAAACGTAGTCGCAGCACAACCGAACATCCCGAAACCAGTTGGGGATATCTATGTCCAGGATTTTGCCGGAGTGCTGGATGATCAGGAAAAATCGGAACTGATCGAACTTGGGAAACGCTTGGATGACGCTACGAAAGCACAGATTGCCGTATTGACCGTGGATTCGATGGAAGGATCCGAAATCGAGGAGTACTCGGTCGACGCATTTAGATCATTCAAGCTTGGCGATGCCGAGCTGAACAACGGCGTCCTCATCGTGCTTGCCAAGGAAGAACAGAAAATCCGCATCGAAGTGGGGTACGGTCTGGAAGGGGCCATAACCGATATAAGAACGGGACAGATTTTGGATAATGTTGCCATTCCGGAGCTGAAAAAAGGGAATTATGATGCTGCACTGACTGAAACGTATAAGGCCGTCTATAACGATGTCACGAAAGAATATCAATTGGGCGAAGAGTTTCATCAAGATCTTTCCGTCCAGCCGGAGCCAGATACCTTTCAGCCATCCGGTTTACAGATAGTTCTCTTTATCATCGTCATCATCATCGTTTTCATTCTCGATGCCAAATTTTTTAAAGGATTTTTCCTTCAAACGCTCCTTAATATCCTCTTGATATTCATCAGCCGCGGAGGCGGTGGCGGAGGAGGCCGCGGCGGCGGCCCACGCGGAGGAGGCGGAGGGAGTTCCGGTGGCGGAGGCTCGAGCAGAGGGTGGTAA
- a CDS encoding LemA family protein: MKKGWIIGIVVVVLLVIYGATSYNGLVSANEDVDNKWSQVDNQLKRRADLIPNLVETVKGYAKHETEAIKAVSDARSKLAGANSTEGAIQADQELSGALSRLLVVVENYPDLKANENFKGLMDSLEGTENRLTVARKDYNDEVTTYNKTIKRFPKNLMAGAFGFETKPYFEVTDQEKETPKVDFGSDK; encoded by the coding sequence TTGAAAAAAGGATGGATAATAGGGATAGTCGTTGTCGTTTTACTAGTGATATATGGGGCAACCTCATACAACGGCCTTGTCAGTGCCAATGAAGACGTCGACAATAAGTGGTCACAGGTGGATAATCAATTGAAGCGGAGAGCGGATTTGATTCCGAACCTCGTCGAAACGGTAAAGGGATATGCGAAGCACGAAACGGAAGCCATTAAAGCGGTGAGTGATGCCCGCTCCAAGCTGGCAGGTGCCAATTCCACGGAAGGTGCGATCCAAGCCGATCAGGAGCTGAGCGGGGCTTTAAGCCGCCTTTTAGTTGTTGTCGAGAATTATCCGGATTTAAAGGCCAATGAGAACTTCAAAGGACTCATGGACAGCCTGGAGGGGACGGAGAATCGTCTGACGGTGGCCCGTAAAGACTATAATGATGAAGTCACCACTTATAATAAGACGATTAAACGCTTTCCGAAGAATTTGATGGCGGGCGCGTTCGGTTTCGAGACAAAGCCGTATTTTGAAGTGACCGATCAAGAAAAAGAAACGCCAAAGGTTGATTTCGGGAGCGATAAATAA
- a CDS encoding ATP-dependent RecD-like DNA helicase has translation MSQQDSLDLFAEEKMFMKGSHLVTIFHNEENMYSVIRIRVHETNLSYEEKEAVVTGYFPRMHEDEIYIFYGALKEHPRFGLQFHVEHFRKDLPQSKEGIVSYLSGDLFKGIGKKTAESIVDTLGEKAISKILAQPSLLDDIPKLSGEKAKGLYDTLVEHQGLEQVMIALNQYGFGPQLSMKIYQMYKQDTISMVQGNPYKLVEDIEGIGFGRADELGHQLGISGSHPDRIKAACLYTLESQCLQDGNIYIEAEQLLEAVKKLLEENKRDRIEFTNISSEIIELTEEGKIVVEDQRIYPPSLFYSEKGIVMNIKRLLDQTEYEDQFPESEFLLALGELEERLGVSYASAQKEAIQTALQSPMLILTGGPGTGKTTVIKGIVELYAELHGVSMDLNDYKKEGSDPFPFVLAAPTGRAAKRMAESTGLPAVTIHRLLGWNGSEGFSHDEDNQLDGRIVIIDEVSMVDTWLAHQLFKALPENVQVILVGDEDQLPSVGPGQVLKDLLASNCVPTVSLEHIYRQADGSSIIELAHDIKKGRLPDDVTKQQEDRSFIRCQTGQIAQVIEKVVANARTKGFTAKDIQVLAPMYRGPAGIDALNKMLQEVFNGNTDEKRREIKFGDVIYRTGDKVLQLVNQPEEGVFNGDMGEIVSILFAKENTDHVDKVIISFEGIEVTYTKQDLNQITHAYCCSIHKSQGSEFPIVILPVVKSYYRMLRRNLLYTAITRSKNFLILCGEEEAFRLGIERNDEMRRKTTLREKLREVLSEEDAPVEKGMVREQEASYLDILMHADPMIGMENVTPYDFM, from the coding sequence TTGAGCCAGCAAGATTCGTTGGATTTGTTTGCAGAAGAGAAAATGTTCATGAAGGGTAGCCATTTGGTGACGATCTTTCATAATGAAGAAAATATGTACTCGGTTATAAGAATTCGCGTGCATGAAACGAATCTAAGTTATGAAGAGAAGGAAGCTGTCGTAACCGGTTATTTTCCAAGGATGCATGAGGATGAGATTTATATTTTTTATGGGGCCTTGAAGGAACATCCGCGTTTTGGGCTTCAATTTCATGTTGAGCATTTTCGCAAGGATTTGCCTCAATCCAAGGAAGGCATCGTCAGTTATTTGTCCGGTGACCTGTTTAAAGGGATTGGGAAAAAAACAGCCGAAAGCATTGTTGATACGCTAGGGGAAAAGGCAATTTCCAAGATTCTGGCTCAGCCATCGTTACTTGATGATATTCCGAAGCTATCTGGTGAAAAAGCGAAAGGCCTCTATGATACGTTAGTTGAGCATCAAGGCCTGGAGCAGGTGATGATTGCCCTGAATCAATATGGCTTCGGTCCGCAGCTCTCGATGAAGATTTATCAAATGTATAAGCAGGATACGATTTCCATGGTCCAGGGCAATCCGTATAAGCTTGTGGAGGATATTGAAGGGATTGGTTTTGGTCGGGCGGATGAACTTGGGCATCAGCTTGGCATTTCCGGCAGCCACCCCGATCGGATCAAGGCTGCTTGCTTGTATACGCTGGAATCCCAGTGCCTTCAGGACGGAAATATCTACATAGAAGCCGAGCAGCTATTGGAAGCGGTAAAAAAGCTGCTGGAGGAAAATAAGCGGGATCGGATCGAGTTCACGAACATTTCCTCGGAAATAATCGAATTGACGGAAGAAGGCAAAATCGTTGTCGAAGATCAACGGATTTATCCGCCATCCTTATTTTATTCCGAAAAGGGAATCGTGATGAACATCAAGCGGCTTCTCGACCAAACCGAGTATGAAGACCAATTTCCGGAATCGGAATTTTTGCTTGCACTTGGCGAGCTGGAGGAGCGGCTTGGTGTCTCCTATGCTTCAGCCCAAAAGGAAGCGATTCAGACAGCCCTGCAATCACCCATGTTAATCTTGACGGGGGGTCCGGGTACCGGTAAGACGACGGTCATCAAGGGAATCGTCGAGCTTTATGCCGAGCTGCATGGGGTATCAATGGACTTGAATGATTATAAAAAAGAAGGAAGCGATCCATTCCCATTCGTCCTTGCGGCTCCCACTGGGCGTGCGGCGAAGCGTATGGCTGAATCGACCGGTCTTCCCGCCGTCACGATTCACCGTTTGCTGGGATGGAATGGGAGTGAAGGCTTTTCGCATGATGAGGATAATCAGCTGGACGGGCGGATCGTGATCATAGATGAGGTATCCATGGTGGATACGTGGCTCGCCCATCAATTATTCAAAGCTCTGCCGGAAAATGTCCAGGTGATATTGGTTGGCGATGAAGATCAACTGCCATCAGTCGGTCCTGGACAGGTTCTGAAGGACTTGCTTGCATCGAATTGTGTACCTACTGTCAGTCTTGAACATATTTATCGTCAAGCGGATGGCTCTTCGATCATTGAATTGGCTCATGATATCAAAAAAGGAAGGCTGCCAGATGATGTGACGAAGCAGCAAGAAGATCGCTCGTTCATTCGCTGCCAGACGGGCCAAATCGCCCAGGTTATCGAGAAGGTGGTCGCAAATGCCCGGACGAAGGGCTTCACGGCCAAGGATATACAGGTGTTGGCACCCATGTACAGAGGACCTGCCGGCATCGATGCCTTGAATAAAATGCTTCAGGAAGTGTTCAATGGCAATACTGATGAAAAACGGCGGGAAATCAAATTTGGCGATGTGATTTACAGGACGGGAGATAAGGTGCTGCAGCTGGTGAACCAGCCTGAGGAAGGGGTCTTTAACGGCGATATGGGAGAAATCGTATCGATATTGTTCGCTAAGGAAAATACCGATCATGTCGATAAAGTCATCATATCGTTCGAGGGGATCGAAGTGACCTACACGAAGCAGGATCTGAATCAGATTACACATGCGTATTGCTGCTCCATCCATAAGTCGCAGGGAAGTGAGTTTCCCATCGTCATTTTGCCAGTGGTGAAAAGCTATTATCGGATGCTCCGACGCAATTTATTGTATACCGCGATCACCCGCAGCAAGAATTTCCTGATTCTTTGCGGGGAAGAAGAAGCATTCCGTCTCGGGATCGAACGGAATGATGAAATGCGCCGGAAAACGACACTGCGTGAAAAGCTGCGCGAGGTTTTGAGCGAAGAGGATGCTCCGGTTGAAAAGGGCATGGTGCGTGAGCAGGAGGCAAGCTATCTGGATATCCTCATGCATGCCGACCCGATGATCGGGATGGAGAATGTTACTCCTTATGATTTTATGTAA
- a CDS encoding tetratricopeptide repeat protein, producing the protein MDKNQQGIEFMQQGKYEEAAKVFNEAIEENPNEPVAYINFGNVLTAVGETDKAVKFYKKAIELDENAAAAYYSLGNLYYETDSKLVEAKDMFEKAIRLGLDNSDAYFMLGLTLMALEQPKLAMPYLQRTVELSPEDVDARFQYALCLANAELYDELINQLNIVVEQDPGHADAYYNLGVAFAGYKEDAQAAIAYFDKALEAQPDHMLAGHGKKLMEEMNAE; encoded by the coding sequence ATGGATAAAAATCAACAAGGCATCGAATTTATGCAACAAGGAAAATACGAAGAAGCGGCGAAGGTCTTCAATGAGGCCATCGAGGAAAATCCGAATGAGCCTGTTGCCTACATAAACTTTGGAAATGTACTGACTGCAGTGGGTGAAACGGATAAAGCGGTCAAGTTTTACAAAAAGGCGATAGAGCTGGATGAAAACGCAGCTGCAGCATATTATTCATTAGGGAACTTATATTATGAAACCGATTCTAAATTAGTTGAGGCGAAGGACATGTTTGAGAAAGCAATTCGATTGGGATTGGATAACAGTGATGCATACTTCATGCTTGGATTGACTTTGATGGCATTGGAACAGCCTAAATTGGCAATGCCTTATTTACAGAGAACGGTGGAGCTGAGCCCGGAGGATGTTGATGCGAGATTCCAATATGCGCTATGCCTTGCGAATGCTGAACTGTATGATGAATTGATCAATCAGCTGAATATAGTAGTGGAACAGGATCCAGGCCATGCCGATGCGTATTATAATTTGGGTGTCGCGTTTGCCGGATATAAGGAAGATGCGCAGGCGGCGATCGCTTACTTTGATAAGGCGCTGGAAGCACAGCCTGACCATATGCTGGCAGGGCACGGTAAAAAACTGATGGAAGAAATGAATGCCGAGTAA
- the mnmA gene encoding tRNA 2-thiouridine(34) synthase MnmA codes for MNKAPQDTRVVVGMSGGVDSSVSALLLKNQGYDVVGIFMKNWDDTDENGVCTATEDYNDVIAVCNQIGIPYYAVNFEKQYWDKVFTYFLDEYKAGRTPNPDVMCNKEIKFKAFLEHAVSLGADYVATGHYAQVEYRDGEYKMLRGVDNNKDQTYFLNQLTQEQLQKVMFPLGHIDKKEVREMAKEAGLATATKKDSTGICFIGERNFKEFLGNYLPAQPGDMVTMDGKVMGKHDGLMYYTIGQRHGLGIGGSGDPWFVAGKDLKRNVLYVCQGFDNDVLYSNSLLAVNVSWVAQHIPAGEFTCTAKFRYRQEDSGVKVKVLENGDVEVIFDEPVRAITPGQAVVFYDGEVCLGGGTIDEVFKKGEKLTYVG; via the coding sequence ATGAATAAAGCACCACAGGATACCCGCGTCGTCGTAGGTATGTCAGGAGGCGTGGATTCCTCTGTGTCAGCCCTGCTGTTGAAGAATCAAGGCTATGATGTGGTCGGGATCTTCATGAAGAATTGGGATGATACGGATGAAAACGGAGTTTGTACGGCAACGGAGGATTACAATGACGTCATTGCCGTTTGTAATCAAATCGGCATCCCCTATTACGCAGTCAATTTCGAAAAGCAATATTGGGACAAAGTGTTCACTTATTTCTTGGATGAATATAAAGCGGGCCGTACCCCGAATCCGGATGTCATGTGCAATAAGGAAATCAAGTTCAAGGCATTTCTTGAGCATGCGGTAAGCCTTGGAGCGGACTATGTGGCCACAGGGCATTATGCGCAGGTCGAATATCGTGACGGAGAATACAAAATGCTTCGCGGTGTCGATAATAATAAAGATCAAACGTACTTCTTGAATCAGCTTACGCAAGAACAATTGCAAAAAGTCATGTTTCCACTCGGGCATATCGATAAAAAAGAAGTCCGTGAAATGGCGAAAGAAGCGGGGCTTGCAACGGCAACGAAAAAAGATTCGACTGGGATATGTTTCATCGGCGAACGCAATTTCAAGGAGTTTTTAGGCAATTACCTTCCTGCCCAACCAGGTGATATGGTCACGATGGACGGCAAGGTCATGGGCAAGCATGATGGGTTGATGTATTACACGATCGGTCAGCGTCACGGCCTTGGGATCGGCGGCAGCGGCGATCCTTGGTTTGTTGCGGGAAAAGACTTGAAGCGTAACGTTTTATATGTGTGCCAAGGCTTTGATAATGATGTGCTGTATTCCAATTCTCTTCTTGCGGTGAACGTCAGCTGGGTGGCTCAGCATATTCCTGCAGGGGAATTTACCTGTACGGCAAAATTCAGGTACCGTCAAGAGGATAGCGGTGTAAAAGTGAAGGTCTTGGAAAATGGTGATGTCGAGGTCATCTTTGACGAGCCTGTCCGTGCAATCACACCAGGACAAGCGGTCGTATTTTATGATGGTGAAGTATGCCTTGGCGGCGGTACGATCGATGAAGTATTTAAAAAAGGTGAAAAGCTGACTTACGTAGGGTAA